The Leptospira perdikensis genome includes the window TTCCTATGCGATCTGTACGGAACTCGGAAAATCTTTGGGAATTCCAGCCAGAGACATCCTTCCTTCTTCCACAGGAGTGATTGGAGTTCCGCTTCCTATAGAAAAAATCCTTAACGCTTGTTCTACGGCCAAAAGAGACTTAAAACTTGGTAATTTGGAAGAAGTGGCAGAAGCGATTATGACTACCGATACTCGCAAAAAAATCTCCTATCGAACGATGACAAACCAAACTAGTGAAGGTGTTATGTTTGGAATTGCGAAAGGGGCCGGAATGATAGAACCCAATATGGCCACTATGTTATCTTATATACTTTGTGATTACATTCCGGAATCGGGTGATTTACAAGGAATTTTGAAACGAGTTGTCGACGTAACTTACAATTGTGTTACCATAGACTCAGATACATCCACAAGTGATACCGTAGTCCTTATGTGTTCGGGAGTTCTTGGAACCATTCCTGATGAAGTATTTGAATCTCATCTAAAAGAAATTGCAACTGATCTTTCCAAGATGATTGCTCGCGACGGGGAAGGTGCTTCCAAACTCATCGAACTCACGGTTTCTAATGGAAGAGATGATATACAAGTCACAAAAATTGGGAAATCCATTCTCAATTCTCCACTGGTCAAAACTGCCATTTATGGCGGAGATCCCAATTGGGGACGGTTTGTGATGGCAATTGGAAAGGTATTCGATGAACCTATACCTTATGATTCCTTAGAAATCCAACTAGGTGGAATCGCAGTTAAAGGAGCTGATAATGACACAAAATCAAAGTTAGCTGAATATCTAAAATCAAATGAGGAAATTCATATATCAGTCAGTCTAAACACAGGTTCTTTTCAAAAAACGTTTTGGAGTTGTGATTTTACCGAAGGATACATTCAGGAAAACGCTTACTACACGACATGAATTCTAATAAATTCAAAAGTTCGCTCAAATATTTTTTACCGTCGAGTTACCAATTAAAACTTTCGGTAACTAATACCTTTACGCGAACTTTATTCATTTTATTCGTATACCTTTCTTATTTCCTGATTTTGTCTCAAATTCCAGAACAGATGTCCTATCGTTTGGAATTAGCTTTACTACTCACAAGCGCCTTTGCACTCATTTTATTTTTACCAATTATCGAAAGACTAACTCGTTATATTCGTACTCGGTTTCTTTCGGAATACCTTACGGAAGATGCAGAATCTTACAGACAAGCCATCAAACGGTTCAACTTTGATGCACTGATTAAAAATGTTTTTCCAGATATGGTGAAAATTACAGGAAGTCATTCCGGAACCATGGCCGTACTCACTCAAAATGGAACCTTTGCGTTTCACTCCTACTTCCGCGGACGTCAAAAAAAATTAAGTCCAACAAAAGACATTTCTGTAAAAACCAGTTTCCAATCCTTTTTACTTAGTAAAAGGCACGGTTCTTCCGTTGCAGAAACCTATTCACACGAAAACATAAACAATGACTTTATGGAACTCCATGCAAACTATATTTACCCTTTTATCTTTAGAGAAAAACTGTTTGGATTCATTGCGGTATCTAACATTCCCAATACCGATGCGGCACATAGTTTGTCTTTACTTGCAGGCCAGTCTGCCTTAACCATCCACAACCATATCCTTTCCTATCATATTTCGGAAAATAAAAAATACCAAAAAGAAGCAGAGTACGCAGTACGCGTACAAAATCTTTTAGAAACAGGAACCATACCAAAACTTATGGGTTGGGAAATCACTCCCTTCAAAAGAACTAACAGAAATCTAATCGAATTTTTTCAAGTTGAAGATGGAAGTTGGTTTTTTGTCATTCTGAATGCAGGAAAATCCTATCAACATATAGGAATCATTCTTTCTTATATTTTGGGAGTTGTGTATTCGCAATCCAAACTACGGATTCTAAAAGGATTTTCTGATATAAAAGCCTTAATTCAGTCCACCTTTCAGAAGTTAGATTGGAAAGAAAATTACGAAATGATCATTGGTAAAATTGGATATTCTGAACTATATATTGTTCAAGAAGGCAAACAGTTTCGTATTACAAGAAATTCTGAAGAAGTCGTTGCGAGTATGGGATGGAAAAACATGATTAATATGGACAAAGGTCCAATCATTATCCAACAACGAGGAGAACCTGTTCTTAAATTTAGTTTTGAAGAGCCCGAAATCAAATGAGAGAACTTGCAATCACCATCCTATCCTCTCTTTTATTTTTTTTAATCCTTCTCTTTGCCTTTATCGGATTTCAAAATAATACAAAGAGACTTCCCTTCTACCATTATCCTTCTGGTTTGATTGTAAACATCGGAGAAGAAAACAGGGCCCACTGGGGAAATTCAGTTCTTAGAGAAGACTTAGAATCCTTTGAATCCATTTCCGATTTTTCAGGTATCGACTCCATTCGATTACATATCAAAAACTCCCAAGGTATTGTTTATGAGGAAGATTTCAAACTCACTACTCTCCGCAAAACGGATGTTCTAGGTGTATTTTTTTCTGATTTATTTTTAGCTTTTTTTAGTTTAGCAATTGCTGTTTATTTTTATTATTCTACGCGAGATGCTTTGATCTTTGGTTTTTTCCTTAACTTTGGGCTCATCATTCTTTCTAATGTTTTTGTACTTACTTTCAAAAATTCGATCTTTCTTTTTATACTCACTCTCTATTTAGGAAGTTTTTTACAATACCATCTAATATACCGACTTCGTGGAAAAGAAATCAATTCTAAGTGGTTATTACCTCAAGTATTAATTTCATTTATCATGGCTATGATTGCCTCTCAGGAAAAGTATGATATGATTCTCATCGAAAGAATTGTATTAGTTGCCCACGCAATTACGGTTCTATTTGGTTCCATCAATATCATTGCAAATATTTATGAAATTGTTCGCTCCAAACCTCAAGAGGAAGCCCTTCTCAAAAGACTTGTTTTGGTGTTTTCTATTTTTCTTTATGTAGCACTTCCCATCAGTATCCTCTTTTTCGATGGATACCCATGGTTATTCGTGCAGCGGTCACTGATTATCGTAACCTATCTTTTATTTATCTTATCTTTCTTTTACGGAACCTATCGTTACACTTTTGTACCCTCTTTGGTAATTTTTACACCGAGTATCGTAACCTTAATCTTAGTTTTGATTATTTTAGGAACCTATATTGGTACTATTTTTATTTTAGATTTCATTATACCCATTCGTTATCTGAAGGATCGTTGGGTGTTTAATTTAATTTATCTTTTCCTGGTTACTGCGTATCTCATCCCATTGAAATTGCGAGTCAAAGAATTATTTGACTATTGGTTCTTTGAACAAAATCCAAAGTTGAGTGAAGGGATAAACAAAATCACAGCTCTGTTATCTTCACCACTTTCAATGCGAAAAACGATTTTAACCATCAATCGAACTGTAAAAGATACAGTGAATGTTTCGAATATCATAATCTTAATTCCTGGTGATCAGTTTGCCAGCACCGATCTCAGAAATATTGATTTTGTTCGTATCTCACCTCAATCAGAAATTTGGAATTATTTTACAAGTACTGATCGAGTCACTGTCACCTCACATCTCGAATACGGAATTGGACTCAGAGAAACTTTATACAATTTTTTGAAAGGTTTACATGTTCAATTAGCATTTCCTGCTTACGATTCCTCTTCGAACAAAAAAAATATCCAGGCAATGATTCTCATCGGAGAAAAGTTAGATAAAAAATATTTCTCTATTGGAGAATTAAAATTTATCAATGAAGTGGTAAAAATTTCAGGGATGTTACTCGAAAACTATAGTTTGTTAGAAGACGAGATCCAAAAACGTAAAATTGTCAGAGATATCCAAACGGCTTCGATTGTCGACAACACCCTTAGGCTTATTTTACCAAGCGAAGTCAAAGGAATTGATTACGGTTATATTTCTAAACCTGCCGTTGGAATCTCAGGAGATTATTTAGATATCATTCCTATTTCTCAAACAAAAATGATCGTTTTGTTAGGTGACGTTGCAGGACATGGACTTGGAACAGGATTTTTAGTGAGTGCCATCAAAGGAATCGTAAGAGAACAACTTAGAAATGGAACTTCCCTAGAAGGATTATTTCGCGAAATCAATTCGTTTTTCCGAGCAAGATACAAAGGAAACGAGTTTATGACTCTCCTTGGCGGAATTTTTGATTCCAATGAAAATATCTTTAAATACGTCAATGCAGGCCATCTCTCTTTGATTGAGATGCGAGCCGATGGACAAATCAAACTGCATTCCAAAACACAACGTGTACTTGGCATTTTAGAAACTGATTATCATGCCCAAGAATTAAAATTACTTCCAGGAACTAAACTTTTCCTCTACTCGGATGGAATCACAGAAGCCTTCAGTGAACGGGATGAAATTTTTGGGGAAGAA containing:
- the argJ gene encoding bifunctional glutamate N-acetyltransferase/amino-acid acetyltransferase ArgJ, with product MKFPLGFYSFGKNIGIKDTSLDFAVIYSENRCKAAAVFTRNNFPGAPIYVGRDHIKDGYLQAIVINSKNSNVATGEQGIQNSYAICTELGKSLGIPARDILPSSTGVIGVPLPIEKILNACSTAKRDLKLGNLEEVAEAIMTTDTRKKISYRTMTNQTSEGVMFGIAKGAGMIEPNMATMLSYILCDYIPESGDLQGILKRVVDVTYNCVTIDSDTSTSDTVVLMCSGVLGTIPDEVFESHLKEIATDLSKMIARDGEGASKLIELTVSNGRDDIQVTKIGKSILNSPLVKTAIYGGDPNWGRFVMAIGKVFDEPIPYDSLEIQLGGIAVKGADNDTKSKLAEYLKSNEEIHISVSLNTGSFQKTFWSCDFTEGYIQENAYYTT
- a CDS encoding PP2C family protein-serine/threonine phosphatase yields the protein MRELAITILSSLLFFLILLFAFIGFQNNTKRLPFYHYPSGLIVNIGEENRAHWGNSVLREDLESFESISDFSGIDSIRLHIKNSQGIVYEEDFKLTTLRKTDVLGVFFSDLFLAFFSLAIAVYFYYSTRDALIFGFFLNFGLIILSNVFVLTFKNSIFLFILTLYLGSFLQYHLIYRLRGKEINSKWLLPQVLISFIMAMIASQEKYDMILIERIVLVAHAITVLFGSINIIANIYEIVRSKPQEEALLKRLVLVFSIFLYVALPISILFFDGYPWLFVQRSLIIVTYLLFILSFFYGTYRYTFVPSLVIFTPSIVTLILVLIILGTYIGTIFILDFIIPIRYLKDRWVFNLIYLFLVTAYLIPLKLRVKELFDYWFFEQNPKLSEGINKITALLSSPLSMRKTILTINRTVKDTVNVSNIIILIPGDQFASTDLRNIDFVRISPQSEIWNYFTSTDRVTVTSHLEYGIGLRETLYNFLKGLHVQLAFPAYDSSSNKKNIQAMILIGEKLDKKYFSIGELKFINEVVKISGMLLENYSLLEDEIQKRKIVRDIQTASIVDNTLRLILPSEVKGIDYGYISKPAVGISGDYLDIIPISQTKMIVLLGDVAGHGLGTGFLVSAIKGIVREQLRNGTSLEGLFREINSFFRARYKGNEFMTLLGGIFDSNENIFKYVNAGHLSLIEMRADGQIKLHSKTQRVLGILETDYHAQELKLLPGTKLFLYSDGITEAFSERDEIFGEETLIEFLHFNAEKTVKEIPTLLETKMTNFRGNREQSDDITFIGLSFTPN